A region of Candidatus Aramenus sp. CH1 DNA encodes the following proteins:
- a CDS encoding alpha/beta hydrolase-fold protein encodes MRTDLEVRTFYLESSALKDNPLGDPYVRRVEVIEPENPQGRPLLIYLSGYLSSALSQLNYDPLSEDMLTKAKRLKAEGKIQGSVIVLPDTFTRVGGNQYINSPAVGNYEDFILKELIPYFAERYGTDRVGVIGKSSGGYGALVLGMKSDTIKAIASHSGDAYFEYVYLPFFPKVIPHLRKFKGPKEWLDYFWAKANRKRREDLNVLNVVGMSAFYSPTPSGDIELPFDLETGEILENVWRKWLEKDPVRLVDSHYEELRRKFVYLDVGTKDEFNIQYGFRILHRKLREHNVDHVYEEYEDGHFNTSYRYDISITFLESYLKKDQ; translated from the coding sequence TACGTTAGACGGGTTGAGGTAATAGAGCCAGAGAATCCCCAAGGGAGGCCCCTCTTGATCTACTTGAGCGGCTACCTTTCCTCAGCTCTCTCACAACTAAATTACGACCCACTATCCGAGGACATGCTGACCAAGGCCAAGAGACTGAAGGCTGAGGGCAAGATACAAGGTAGCGTTATAGTACTGCCAGACACCTTCACGAGGGTAGGGGGGAATCAGTACATCAACTCCCCGGCTGTGGGAAACTACGAGGACTTCATCCTTAAGGAACTGATCCCCTACTTTGCAGAGCGCTACGGCACAGACAGGGTAGGTGTCATTGGGAAGTCCTCTGGGGGCTACGGAGCCCTCGTCTTGGGAATGAAGAGCGATACTATCAAGGCCATTGCCTCTCATTCAGGCGACGCCTACTTTGAGTACGTTTACCTACCTTTCTTCCCTAAGGTAATCCCCCACCTAAGGAAGTTCAAGGGGCCAAAGGAGTGGCTTGACTACTTCTGGGCAAAGGCCAACAGAAAGAGGAGGGAAGACCTCAACGTGTTAAACGTGGTGGGCATGTCGGCCTTTTACTCCCCTACGCCCTCTGGCGACATAGAGCTACCGTTCGACCTAGAGACTGGAGAAATACTGGAGAACGTGTGGAGGAAGTGGCTAGAGAAGGACCCAGTGAGACTTGTGGACTCACACTACGAGGAGCTAAGGAGGAAGTTCGTGTACTTGGACGTAGGTACAAAGGACGAGTTTAACATACAGTACGGCTTCAGAATACTGCACAGGAAGCTCAGGGAACATAACGTGGACCACGTGTACGAGGAGTACGAAGACGGCCACTTCAACACGTCCTATCGGTATGACATCTCAATTACTTTCTTGGAGAGTTACCTAAAGAAAGATCAATAA